A DNA window from Naumovozyma dairenensis CBS 421 chromosome 7, complete genome contains the following coding sequences:
- the LSB6 gene encoding 1-phosphatidylinositol 4-kinase LSB6 (similar to Saccharomyces cerevisiae LSB6 (YJL100W); ancestral locus Anc_1.266), whose product MSYQQTDHYLHSNKLVTSNSYDWLKYRDEQNQYNDIHPLRISQRIYGAIPGIQSSISIDRDTSRYDEYQTLGTSSPFQCYKIEFPIFKVNPDYPPRNTQLLNAPFQKFQAVVTDCKEAISERDIELKRVKAGSSGSYFVYGTENPNVPKGIFKPKDEEPYGPLSPKWTKWAHRTFFPCLFGRSCLIPNLGYVCESAASLLDRRLETNLVPFTDTVSFQSASFYDQRYEWLKAFNFGIRKQEKVGSFQLFLEDYQDIEKFLAKYPLPGTFRNQRRRGSTTSTASNLRASTILSKKSGMDKHSILLTDTGNKDIITRKDNSIPTNPSSFIPPVFTWSEGNLLMFRQELEKLIILDYIMRNTDRGLDNWMIKVEPPGNENQENWSIELAAIDNGLCFPWKHPDEWRLYPYGWLYLSLDILAQPFSENTRSHFIPLLTSTEWWEDSYLEFTDLFQRDPDFQFRLWKKQWAVLKGQAFNVVNTLSDIRQGPLELVRKTRYLVVDEVIQAPASSLETVMNNAELNAPTRTLNGLTNMDSDPQAFLNDETEYDLHRSLYRTVIAERLQMVTSDPVFTWC is encoded by the coding sequence ATGTCATATCAACAGACGGATCACTACTTACATTCAAATAAACTAGTTACATCGAATTCTTATGATTGGTTAAAGTATCGAGACGAACAGAATCAATACAATGATATTCACCCATTAAGAATATCACAGAGAATCTATGGTGCCATCCCAGGGATACAGTCATCAATTTCGATCGATAGAGATACATCTAGATATGATGAATACCAAACATTAGGTACGTCGAGCCCTTTTCAATGCTATAAGATTGAATTTCCTATATTTAAAGTAAATCCTGATTATCCTCCACGAAATACTCAGTTATTGAATGCACcgtttcaaaaatttcagGCAGTAGTGACTGATTGTAAGGAAGCAATTAGTGAGCGGGATATAGAGTTAAAAAGAGTCAAAGCAGGTTCTAGTGGTTCATATTTTGTATATGGAACGGAAAATCCCAATGTTCCGAAAGGAATCTTCAAACctaaagatgaagaacCATATGGTCCATTATCACCTAAATGGACTAAATGGGCACATAGGACTTTCTTCCCTTGTCTTTTTGGAAGAAGTTGTCTTATACCTAATTTAGGTTACGTCTGTGAAAGCGCTGCGTCTTTATTAGATAGAAGATTAGAAACAAACTTGGTCCCTTTTACTGATACTGTCTCTTTCCAATCAGCAAGTTTCTATGATCAAAGGTACGAATGGTTAAAAGCTTTCAATTTCGGTATTAGGAAACAGGAAAAAGTCGgatcttttcaattatttttagAGGATTATCAAGATATCGAGAAATTCTTAGCTAAATATCCACTACCTGGGACGTTCAGAAATCAACGACGTAGAGGAAGCACCACCAGTACTGCTTCAAATTTGAGAGCCTCGACAATACTATCGAAGAAATCAGGAATGGATAAACACTCCATACTTTTGACAGATACAGgaaataaagatattataaCGAGGAAGGACAATTCGATTCCAACAAACCCATCATCATTCATACCACCTGTATTTACTTGGAGTGAAGGAAATTTGTTGATGTTTAGACAAGAGCTAGAGAAGTTAATAATCTTGGATTATATAATGAGAAACACAGATAGAGGACTTGACAATTGGATGATTAAAGTTGAGCCACCAGGAAAtgaaaatcaagaaaacTGGTCCATCGAACTAGCAGCGATAGATAATGGTTTATGTTTCCCTTGGAAACATCCAGATGAATGGAGGTTATATCCCTATGGATGGTTATACTTATCCTTAGACATTCTGGCACAACCATTTTCAGAGAACACAAGAAGTCATTTTATTCCGTTATTAACAAGCACGGAATGGTGGGAAGATTCTTATCTGGAATTCACTGACCTTTTCCAAAGGGACCCTGATTTCCAGTTTAGATTATGGAAAAAACAATGGGCAGTTTTGAAAGGCCAAGCTTTTAATGTCGTGAATACTTTATCTGACATAAGGCAGGGACCACTAGAACTTGTGAGGAAAACTAGATATTTGGTAGTAGATGAGGTAATACAAGCGCCTGCTAGCAGTCTCGAAACAGTTATGAATAACGCTGAACTGAACGCACCGACTAGAACATTAAACGGGCTTACCAATATGGATTCTGATCCACAAGCGTTTTTAAACGATGAGACTGAATATGACTTGCATAGAAGTTTGTATAGAACTGTCATCGCCGAAAGGTTACAAATGGTCACCTCAGATCCAGTCTTTACGTGGTGCTGA